Proteins encoded in a region of the Pseudomonas viciae genome:
- a CDS encoding NAD(P)/FAD-dependent oxidoreductase has translation MSEGQVADVIIIGAGIIGASCARTLAQRGLKILVLDAGWHGATAAGMGHLLVLDDNPAELALSQYSLQRWRELAPALPDACAWRNNGTLWLAADAEEMAVAHSKYLNLLAHGEACELLGRTALHQREPELREGLEGGLLIKGDGILYAPAAARWMLDTPNIRQQRARVSEVDGHRVRLDDGRWLSAEAVVLANGIQATELCPELPIEAKKGHLLITDRYPATITHTLVELGYVTSAHNASGPSVACSIQPRPTGQVFIGASRQFGTVDPQVEGWMLAKMLKRAVEYMPGLAQLNGIRAWTGFRAASPDGLPLVGQHPQRQGLWLAVGHEGLGVTTAPATADLLAAQLFNETPPLAAQPYLPQRFLGEPVYA, from the coding sequence GTGAGCGAGGGCCAGGTCGCCGACGTGATCATCATCGGCGCCGGTATCATCGGCGCTTCCTGCGCCCGGACATTGGCCCAACGTGGCTTGAAAATCCTGGTGCTGGACGCCGGTTGGCACGGCGCAACGGCGGCCGGCATGGGCCATCTGCTGGTACTGGATGACAACCCGGCGGAACTGGCCCTCAGTCAATATTCGCTGCAACGCTGGCGCGAACTGGCCCCGGCCCTGCCCGACGCCTGCGCCTGGCGCAACAACGGCACCCTGTGGCTGGCGGCCGATGCCGAGGAAATGGCCGTGGCCCACAGCAAATACCTGAACCTGCTGGCCCATGGCGAAGCCTGCGAATTGCTCGGCCGCACCGCTCTGCACCAGCGTGAACCCGAGCTGCGCGAAGGCTTGGAAGGCGGCCTGCTGATCAAGGGTGACGGCATCCTCTACGCCCCGGCTGCCGCCCGCTGGATGCTGGACACACCCAACATTCGCCAGCAGCGCGCCCGGGTCAGTGAAGTCGATGGCCACCGCGTGCGCCTTGACGACGGTCGCTGGTTGAGCGCCGAAGCGGTGGTCCTGGCCAATGGCATCCAGGCCACGGAGCTGTGCCCGGAACTGCCCATCGAAGCCAAAAAAGGACACCTGCTGATCACTGATCGCTACCCCGCCACCATCACCCATACGCTGGTGGAACTGGGCTATGTCACCAGCGCCCACAACGCCAGCGGGCCATCGGTGGCGTGCAGTATCCAGCCGCGCCCGACCGGACAAGTGTTCATCGGCGCCTCGCGGCAGTTCGGCACCGTTGACCCGCAGGTGGAAGGCTGGATGTTGGCAAAGATGCTCAAGCGGGCCGTCGAATACATGCCGGGGCTGGCGCAGCTCAATGGCATTCGTGCCTGGACCGGTTTTCGTGCGGCCAGCCCCGACGGCCTGCCGTTGGTGGGCCAACATCCGCAACGTCAGGGACTATGGCTGGCTGTGGGTCATGAAGGTCTGGGGGTCACAACGGCCCCCGCGACCGCCGATCTGCT
- a CDS encoding 4-hydroxyproline epimerase, with protein sequence MKRITVIDSHTGGEPTRLVTDGFPDLGQGSMAERRQRLAEQHDAWRTACVLEPRGSDVLVGALLCEPVDPRACAGVIFFNNSGYLGMCGHGTIGLVASLAHLGRIGPGVHSIETPVGTVQATLHDDHSVSVRNVPAYRYRKALELEVPGIGKVVGDVAWGGNWFFLIADHGQRVAGDNLDTLTAYTYAVQQALEQQGFRGEDGGLIDHIELFADDPHADSRNFVLCPGKAYDRSPCGTGTSAKLACLAADGKLQPGQIWRQASVIGSEFEGSYERSGERIVPTIRGRAYISAETTLIIDADDPFAWGIRS encoded by the coding sequence ATGAAACGCATCACCGTGATCGATTCCCACACCGGCGGCGAGCCGACCCGATTGGTCACCGACGGTTTCCCCGACCTGGGTCAAGGCAGCATGGCCGAGCGCCGGCAGCGCCTGGCCGAGCAACACGATGCCTGGCGCACGGCCTGCGTGCTGGAACCCCGTGGCAGTGATGTGCTGGTGGGCGCGCTGCTCTGTGAACCGGTTGACCCACGTGCCTGTGCCGGGGTGATCTTCTTCAACAACAGCGGCTATCTGGGCATGTGCGGTCACGGCACCATCGGCCTGGTGGCGTCGCTGGCCCATCTGGGGCGGATCGGTCCCGGCGTGCACAGCATCGAAACCCCTGTGGGCACGGTACAAGCCACCTTGCACGACGATCACTCGGTCAGCGTGCGCAACGTGCCGGCCTACCGGTACCGCAAGGCTCTGGAACTGGAGGTGCCGGGCATCGGCAAGGTGGTGGGTGATGTGGCCTGGGGTGGCAACTGGTTTTTCCTGATCGCCGACCACGGCCAGCGCGTGGCCGGCGATAACCTCGACACATTGACCGCCTATACCTACGCCGTGCAGCAAGCCTTGGAGCAGCAGGGTTTTCGCGGCGAGGACGGCGGCCTGATCGACCACATCGAACTGTTCGCCGACGACCCGCACGCTGACAGCCGCAACTTCGTGCTCTGCCCCGGCAAGGCCTATGACCGCTCCCCTTGCGGCACCGGCACCAGTGCCAAACTGGCCTGCCTGGCCGCCGATGGAAAACTGCAACCCGGGCAGATCTGGCGCCAGGCCAGTGTCATTGGCAGCGAGTTCGAGGGTTCCTATGAACGCTCGGGCGAACGCATCGTGCCGACGATCCGTGGTCGAGCCTACATCAGCGCCGAGACCACGCTGATCATCGACGCGGATGACCCGTTCGCCTGGGGTATCCGTTCGTGA